Within the Corallococcus exiguus genome, the region AGCCCATGCCCACCGGCGACGCGGCGAAGAAGGACTCCAGCATGGCCGCGGAGGCGTCCCGTTCACGCAGGGCCTCGCGGGCCTCGCGGTACAGCCGGGCGCTCTCCACCGCCAGGGCGGCGCGGCGCGCGAACTCCGTGGCGTACCCCAGGTCGCGCTTCGTGTAGAGGCGCGCGGGCGACGCGGAGACCAGGTTGATGATGCCGAAGCGGCGCCGTCCCACCGCCAGGGGCAGCAGCATGGACGAGCGCGGCGCCAGCGCCTCCAGCAGCTGGCGGTGCTCGGGCGAGAGGGACACCGCGTCCAGCCACGGGGGCGTGATGTCCGCGATGAGCACGGGCTTGCCGCGCGCGAACACCCGGGCGAGCGGCGAGTCCGAGCCGGCCAGTGGCGGGAAGAGCAGGGTCTGGTCCAGCAGCGACTGCTTCCTCGGGTCCCTCGCGCTGACCGCGAGCCGGTGCAGCGCGCCGTCCGGCCCCAGCACGTCCACCATGCAGAAGTCCGCCCACTCCAGCGTGGCCAGCCGCGCCACGGCCTTCAGCGTGGTCTCCCAGTCCAGGGACTCGGCGAGCAGCCGGCTCGCCTCGCTGACGAAGAACTCCGCGCGCTCGGTGGCCTTGCGCTCGGTGATGTCCACGTTGATGTTCACCGCGCCCACCAATCCGCTCTCCGCCGAGTACAGCGGCGCCGACGAGTTGAGGATGGTGCGGCGCGCGCCGTCCTTCCCGACGATGTCCACCTCCTCGTTGGAGACGGTCTGCCGGGTGCGCAGCGTGCGCGCCACGGCCCACTCCTCGCCGCGCAGGCGCTTGCCCGTGCCGGGCCAGTACGCCTCGAAGGTGCCGAAGTGCTCCAGCTGCATCCGCGCCAGCGCAGCCTGGCCCCACAGCGCGCTCGCGGCGGCGTTGGCCGCGAGCAGGCGTCCCGCCGTGTCCACGATGACCACCCCCACCGGCAGCAGATGCAACACCGTGCGCAGCCACTCCTGCGGCACGGGTGTGGACTCCGCCAGAAAGGTGCCAGTCGGCTCGGACATGGGCGCGGAGCCCCCCTCCCCCGCGGGAGGCTCTACGGTGGGGGTGGCGGGGGGCCGGGACCACCCGACCCGGGTTCCATCCGGCTTTCCGGGAGTTGGCACCGGCCTCCACCCGGAGGCAGGGCAGGGGGCTTGATTCGGAGCGGCCGACGGGGCGTCATTCGGGGCTTTCGTTCACGGCCGCGCTTCGAAGCGGCCGGGCTGCAAGGACCGGTGGATGGGAATCGCGTGCGTGGTGCTGGACTTCGATGGGACCTTCACGGACGTGCTGGCGGAGGGCGAGCCCTTCCTCAAGCACTTCCAGGACGCGCTGTACGGGGTGCTGGGGCAGGACGCGTCCCAGGCGTGGGCGGAGGAGGTCGCCGCGCTGCATGAGGGCGTGGACCAGTACGGCTGGGAGGTCGCGGGGCGCATCGTGGCGCCGGCCACCGCGGACCCCTACCTGACGGCCACCTGCACCGCGCACCGGCTGCTCAAGCGCTACGGCAAGGGCGACGACGAAGTGCTGCGTACGGACACGGTGCAGACGCTGTACCGGGAGGCGTACCGGCACTCGGCCACGGCCTTCAAGGCGGAGGCGAAGGAGGTGCTGGAGGCGCTGCTCGCCACGGGCCTGCCCGTGTCGGTGGTGACGAACGCGCACACGGAGCTGGTGGAGGCGAAGCTGGACAAGCTGGCCCCCAAGGGCCGTGAGCGGCTGAAGGTCTTCGGCGACGCGCGCAAGTTCCAGCTGGAGGACACGGAGCCGAAGGACGCGCGCTTCGACGCGCTGCCGGAAGCGCTCCACCTGGACGGCGTGCTGGGCCGGCCGGTGTACCTCAAGCGCGGGCGCTACTTCTCCGCGCTCAAGCGCATCTGGGACGCCACGCACACGGGCCCGGAGTCCACGCTCGTCGCGGGCGACATCTTCGAACTGGACCTGGCCATGCCCGCCGCGCTGGGTGCGCACGTGCAACTGGTGGAGCGCGCCAACGTGATGCCCTACGAGCGCGCCGCCGTGCAGCGCCTGGGCTCGCGAGGCAGCGCGGACAAGAGCCTGCGCGCCATCCTGCCCCGGCTGCGCTGAAGAGGCGCGGTGGTAGTGGCCCACCGCGGGCAAACGAAAAGCCCCGCCTCCCGTTTGAAGGGAGGGCGGGGCTGTCCGTCAAGGCACCGCGCGTGGGGCGCGAAGCTTAGACCTTGGCGCCCGGGGTCGCCTGGAACAGGTCGTTGAACTCGGTGAACGCCTTGTTGATGTTCGCCTTGATGTCAGCGGTCAGCTCCCGCTTGGCGACCAGGTCGGAGACGATGTTCGGGTACTTGCTGTCCACGAACTCCAGCATCTCCTTCATCCAGCGGACCACGTCGCTCACCGGCACCTGGCGGATCCACCCGCGCTTGCCGGCGTCGTCCTTGTTGGTCGCCGCGTAGATCTGGATGACCTGACGCTCGACGGAGAGCGGCTCGTACTGGCCCTGCTTGAGCAGCTCCACCATGCGGGCGCCGCGCGCCAGCGTCTCCTGCGTGGCCTTGTCCAGGTCGGAGCCGAACTGGGCGAAGGCGGCCAGCTCGCGGTACTGCGCCAGCTCCAGCTTCATGGAGCCTGCGACCTGCTTCATGGCCTTGATCTGCGCCGCGGAACCCACGCGCGACACGGAGAGACCGACGTTGATGGCCGGACGGACGCCGGCGAAGAACAGGTCCGTCTCCAGGAAGATCTGCCCGTCGGTGATGGAGATGACGTTCGTCGGGATGTAGGCGGACACGTCACCCGCCTGCGTCTCGATGATGGGGAGCGCCGTGAGGGAGCCCGCGCCCTCCTCGTCGGACAGCTTGGCGGCGCGCTCCAGCAGGCGGCTGTGGATGTAGAACACGTCGCCCGGGTACGCCTCGCGGCCCGGCGGGCGGCGCAGGAGCAGGGACAGCTGGCGGTACGCCACGGCCTGCTTGGAGAGGTCGTCGTACACGATGAGGCCGTGCATCTTGTTGTCGCGGAAGTACTCGCCGATGGCGACGCCCGCGTACGGCGCGAAGTACTGCATGGGGGCCGGGTCGGACGCGTTCGCGGCGACGACCACCGTGTACTCCATGGCGCCGTACTTGTTCAGCTTCTCCACCACCTGCGCGACGGTGGACTGCTTCTGCCCGATGGCGACGTAGACGCAGTAAACGCCCAGGCCCTTCTGGTTGATGATGGCGTCGATGGCGACGGCCGTCTTGCCCGTCTGGCGGTCACCGATGATGAGCTCGCGCTGACCGCGGCCCACCGGCACCAGCGCGTCCAGCGCCTTGATGCCCGTCTGCAGGGGCTCGTGCACGGACTTGCGCTTCACGATGCCGGGCGCCTTCACTTCCAGGCGGCGGTGCTCGGTGGCCTCGATGGGGCCCTTGCCGTCCACCGGCTGGCCCAGCGCGTTCACCACGCGGCCCAGCAGGCCCTTGCCCACCGGCACGGAGGCGATCTGCTGGGTGCGCTTCACGGTGTCACCCTCGCGGATGTCCTTGAACTCACCCATGATGGCGACGCCGACGTTGTCCTCTTCCAGATTGAGGACCAGACCCTGCACGCCGTTGGCGAACTCCACCAGCTCACCGGCGAGCGCACCCTCCAGGCCGTACACGCGGGCGATACCGTCGCCCACGGACAGCACGGTGCCGGTCTCGGCGACGGTGACCTTCTTGCCGTAGTCCTTGATCTGCTCCCGGATGATTCTGCTGATCTCGTCGGCGCGGATTTCCATGGGCGTCTAGCGTCCTTGCGGAGGGGGCGGCCTGAGGAAACGGGGATGGCCGCCGCGAATCTTGATGTACCGGGTGGCCCCCTATCACGGGCACCGGGACTCTCGCAACGCGCCACGCGACAGGGCCTTCCCCCACCCCCGCACCCCTTTATCGCGCACGTAAGCAGGCACCCCGGACGAGAGGGGCCCCGCCTGCTCGCAAGCCCAGGGAGCCCGGCGCCAGGCCCGGCTTCAGGCGCCGGACGCGGGGAGGCCGTCCTCGCGGGGCAGCCACACGATGAAGCGGGTGCCGTCCGCCGCCCCCGACTCCACGGAGATGCGCCCGCCATGGGCCAGGGCGATCTGCCGCACGATGAAGAGCGACAGCCCCAGCCCGTCATCCGCGGAGCACAGGGCGCGGTGCTTGAACGGCTCGAAGAGGGTGCCCTGGTACTCCGGCGGCACCCGGCAATCCGGGTCGTGCACCTGCACCGTCACCCCGTCGAAGCGCCCCGTCAGTTGGAGCACCACGGATGAGGACACCGGGCCATGGTGCAGGGCGTTGCCCACCAGGGAGTCCATCAGCTGGAAGAGCCGCTCGCCGTCCCAGGTGCCCTTCAGGTCGCCGCTGGCGACGAGCCGCAGGTCGCGGTCCGGGTGGGCCCGCTGCCGGTCCGCCAGCACGCGCTCCGCCAGCTGGCCCAGGTGGACGGAGGAGGGGTGCACGGGCAGGCCGTTGGACAGCCGGGCGCGGGTGAAGTCCAGGAGCTGGCGGATCAGCCGCTCCACCCGGCGCACGCCCTGGCCCACCCGCCCTACCTGTTCGGTCAGGGCTTCTGGCATCGACGGAGCGTGCTGGAGGGCGAGCACGTCGCACTGGAGCGACTGGAGCGGGGCCTTGAAGCCGTCCCCCGCCGCGTCCAGGAACTGGTCGCGGAAGTGCTCCATCCGCATCAGGCGCTCCTCGGCGGCCTTGCGGATGCTCACGTCCCACACCGCGCCCATGCGCACCGAGCGGCCCTGGAACGTCGCCGGCCGGCCCATGACCTCCACGGGGATGCGGCGGCCGTCGCGGTGGAGCACGGCCAGTTCGTACGGGGCCTCCACGCCGCGGTCCATCACGTCGCGCGCGGGGGCGCGGAACTCCGGCGCCACGCAGTCCAGGATGTTCCGGCCGATCAGCTCCGCCGTCTCGTAGTAGCCCATCAGGCGGCCCAGGCCGGGGCTGATGTCCAGGAACTGCCCGCGGTCGTGGAAGAAGTACCCGTCGCAGGAGATCTCCACGATGGAGCGCATGTGCTCCTCGCTCGCGCGCAGCGCCGCCTCTTCGCGCAGGCGCGCGGAGGAGTCTCGCAGGAGCAGGAGCACGCCCGAGGAAGGGGCCGCAGGCATGGCGCTCACGGTCAGGTGGCGCAGCGTGCCCACCTCGCCGAAGCGGCCCGACACCAGCTCCTCCGCCACGCGCTCACCGGACTGCGCCCGCGCCAGCAGCGGAGACAGCGGCGGCGCCAGGCCGGGCCACGCCTCCGAGAGGAAGCGACCCACGCACAGCTGCGCCGGGCGGCCACTCAGCGAAGCCAGCAGGTCGTTCATCCAGACGAGGCGGGAGTCCCCGTCCACCAGCGCCACCCCCCAACCCGGCGCGTTGAGCAACGCACCCAGAAAGGGCAGGGTTTCCTCGGGAACCCCCAGGGACGGAAGGGCTCCGGGAAGCCGTTGGAACACAGGCTGCGGCATGGGCGGGTCGTCTCGGAAAACGCGGGCTTGTCCGCGTTGCCCAGAAGTATACCTATTCCCAGAGCCGACGGGAAATACAGGTTTGACTAGGACTACGGGGCAACCCTGACAACCCGGCACGTCTGCCGCACCGGGAGTGAGGGAGGGGTTACTTCAGCTCGCGGCGCAGCTGCTCCAGCTGGGTGCGCAGGGTGCCGTCGTAGAGGGTGCCACCGACCTGCGCGGCCACACCGCCGAGCAGGGACGGATCCACCTTGGTCTCCAGCACGACGTTGCGCTGGGTCAGCTGCTGGAGCGACTGCTGGAGCTGGGTGAGGGCGTCCGCGGAGAGCGGGGCGGCGCTGGTGACCTGGCCCCGGACGCGGCCCGCGCGGGCGTCCGCCATGTCGCGGTAGAGCCGGGCGATGTCGGGCAGGTAGCCCAGGCGGTTGCGGTCCACCAGCAGGCGCACCGCATTGGCGAGCGCGGGCTCCGCGGGGGAGGGCATGGCCTGGAGCAGGGCCTCCACCACGCGGCTGCGCTGGGCGCGGCTGTAGATGGGGTTGAGCAGCACGTCCGACAGGTCGGGGCTCTGGCCCACGACGGCGGCGAAGGCGTTGAGCTGCTCCGCGACGGCGTCGGTGCGGTTGCCTTCCGCTGCGACGTCGAGGATGGCGCGGGCGTAGCGGCGGGCGATGGAGACGTTCACCATGACGCTGGCGCCCTTAGCATGGGGCGTCCCTGGCGGCAATGATGCCGGCGCCATGCGTTGGATCGCCGTGGCCGCTCGGGGCCTCCCAAGGTCCATGGAGAGAGCGGGCGGGGAAGCGTCCCCGGGTGTGTGCTGGTGACCGCCCCCGGGCCCTTGAAGGCAGGCCGGCGCCCGGCAACGGACGGCCGGGGTGCGACAGGACTTGGCGGAAGTGGGCGCTTACCCGTAGCGTGGGCCCCACCCTCGCCATGCAAGAACCTGTCATCGGCATCGACCTGGGCACCACCAACAGCGTCGTCGCGACCGTGGAAGAAGGACGCCCGCGCCTCATCCCCTCACGTGCGGGAGGACGCCTCACGCCCTCGGTGGTAGGCCTCACCCGGGCGGGCGACCGCCTGGTGGGGCAGCCGGCCCAGGCCCTGGGGGAGGAGCACCCGGACGCGGTGGTGTGGGCCACCAAGCGCTTCCTGGGACGCCGCTACACGCCAGAGTTGGTGCAGCAGGCGAAGGCGGTGGTGCCGTATCCCCTGGTGGCCGGCCCCACGGGCGACGTGCGCGTGAAGCTGTCCGGCCGCGTGCTGCCCGCGACGCAGGTGTCCGCCTTCATCCTGGGCGAGCTGCGCCTGGACGCGCAGGCGCACTTCGGACGTGACGTGCGCAAGTGCGTCATCACCGTCCCCGCGAACTTCGACGACAACCAGCGCCAGGCCACGCGGGAAGCGGCGGCCATCGCGGGGTTGGAGGTGGTGCGGCTGGTCAACGAGCCCACCGCGGCGGCGCTGGCGTACGGCCTGTCCCGCGGCTTCGAGGGCAGCGCGCTGGTGTTCGACCTGGGCGGCGGCACCTTCGACGTGTCCATCCTGGACGTGAAGGCGGGCGTCTTCGAGGTGAAGGCCACGGGCGGCGACCACGCGCTGGGCGGCGAGGACTTCGACCAACGCATCGTCCAATGGCTGCTGGCGCAGGTGGAGGATGCCTTCCAGGAGGCGGTCTCCAAGGACGCGCAGTCGCTGCGGCGCTTGAAGGTGGCGGCGGAGGCGGCCAAGCGCGAGCTGACCGAGTCCGAGGAGGCCCTCATCTCCGTGTCCGGCCTGGGCGACCACACGGCGGGCGTGAAGCGCTTCACCGAAATCAACACCGCCCTCACGCGCAGCTTCTTCGAGACGCTGTCGGAGCCGCTGTCGCGCCGCTGCCTGGAGGTCTGCAAGAGCGTGATGGCGGAGGCGCGGATGGATCCGCGCTCGGTGGACGTGGTGCTGCTGGTGGGCGGGATGACCCGCGTGCCGCTGGTGCGCCGGCTGGTGGCGGACTTCTTCGGCCGCGCGCCCTCCACGGACGTGCACCCGGACGAGGCCGTGGCGCTGGGCGCCGCGGTGCAGGCGGACGAGCTGGTCCGGCAGGCGGGGCAGGCGCTGCTGCTGGACGTAGCCAGCCAGAGCCTGGGCGTGGGCGTGATGGGCGGGCGCGTGAAGCGGCTCATCCCCAAGAACACGGGCGTGCCGGTGGTGGCGCGCGACATCTTCTTCCCGGGCACCTCCGGCCAGTCCGAGGCGCGCATCCCCGTGTACCAGGGGGAGAGCGAGTTCCAGGACGAGAACCACAAGCTGGGCGAGGTGGTCCTCAAGAACCTGCACGTCGCCAACCGCGGGGAGACGCCGCTGGAGGTCGTCTTCGAGTTGTCCGGCGAGGGCATCCTCTCCGTGCAGGCCACCGACCTGACCTCTGGCCACATGGAGCTGGTGCGCCTGGAGGCCCGGGCCGGTCTGCCGCAGGGCGAGGCGGAGAAGCTGGGCCAGGAGCAGTCCCACTACGCGCAGGCGCAGGGCGTGGTGGACGCGCGCAAGGCGGAGGAGACCTTCCGCAAGCTGCTGGAGCGCGGGGAGAAGCTGGCCCGCCTGCTCCAGCAGAGCGCCCGGGAGAACCCCAGCCCGGAGGCCGAGTCGGCCGTGGGCACCGTGCAGCAGCTGCTGGTGGGAGGCAAGGACGCGCTGGCCGCCGGTGACGCCGCGCAGTGCGCCCTCATTGCCCGTCAGCTCACGAAGTTGCTGTCCGGCCGCGCGGAGCCCCGCGGCTGACGTCCCCCGGCGCACGGAAAAGGCGTCCACCAGCTCACGTTGTGGCGCCGGGTCCGTGGTGCCTTCCCTGGAGTCCGCGTATCTCCGGGAGTCATGACGACCCCCGGCTTTTCTCCTCGCCCGAGAGATCTGGTCTTCGTGGTGGACGACTCGC harbors:
- a CDS encoding HAD family hydrolase, with the protein product MGIACVVLDFDGTFTDVLAEGEPFLKHFQDALYGVLGQDASQAWAEEVAALHEGVDQYGWEVAGRIVAPATADPYLTATCTAHRLLKRYGKGDDEVLRTDTVQTLYREAYRHSATAFKAEAKEVLEALLATGLPVSVVTNAHTELVEAKLDKLAPKGRERLKVFGDARKFQLEDTEPKDARFDALPEALHLDGVLGRPVYLKRGRYFSALKRIWDATHTGPESTLVAGDIFELDLAMPAALGAHVQLVERANVMPYERAAVQRLGSRGSADKSLRAILPRLR
- the atpA gene encoding F0F1 ATP synthase subunit alpha; the encoded protein is MEIRADEISRIIREQIKDYGKKVTVAETGTVLSVGDGIARVYGLEGALAGELVEFANGVQGLVLNLEEDNVGVAIMGEFKDIREGDTVKRTQQIASVPVGKGLLGRVVNALGQPVDGKGPIEATEHRRLEVKAPGIVKRKSVHEPLQTGIKALDALVPVGRGQRELIIGDRQTGKTAVAIDAIINQKGLGVYCVYVAIGQKQSTVAQVVEKLNKYGAMEYTVVVAANASDPAPMQYFAPYAGVAIGEYFRDNKMHGLIVYDDLSKQAVAYRQLSLLLRRPPGREAYPGDVFYIHSRLLERAAKLSDEEGAGSLTALPIIETQAGDVSAYIPTNVISITDGQIFLETDLFFAGVRPAINVGLSVSRVGSAAQIKAMKQVAGSMKLELAQYRELAAFAQFGSDLDKATQETLARGARMVELLKQGQYEPLSVERQVIQIYAATNKDDAGKRGWIRQVPVSDVVRWMKEMLEFVDSKYPNIVSDLVAKRELTADIKANINKAFTEFNDLFQATPGAKV
- a CDS encoding sensor histidine kinase; translated protein: MPQPVFQRLPGALPSLGVPEETLPFLGALLNAPGWGVALVDGDSRLVWMNDLLASLSGRPAQLCVGRFLSEAWPGLAPPLSPLLARAQSGERVAEELVSGRFGEVGTLRHLTVSAMPAAPSSGVLLLLRDSSARLREEAALRASEEHMRSIVEISCDGYFFHDRGQFLDISPGLGRLMGYYETAELIGRNILDCVAPEFRAPARDVMDRGVEAPYELAVLHRDGRRIPVEVMGRPATFQGRSVRMGAVWDVSIRKAAEERLMRMEHFRDQFLDAAGDGFKAPLQSLQCDVLALQHAPSMPEALTEQVGRVGQGVRRVERLIRQLLDFTRARLSNGLPVHPSSVHLGQLAERVLADRQRAHPDRDLRLVASGDLKGTWDGERLFQLMDSLVGNALHHGPVSSSVVLQLTGRFDGVTVQVHDPDCRVPPEYQGTLFEPFKHRALCSADDGLGLSLFIVRQIALAHGGRISVESGAADGTRFIVWLPREDGLPASGA
- the atpH gene encoding ATP synthase F1 subunit delta, which gives rise to MVNVSIARRYARAILDVAAEGNRTDAVAEQLNAFAAVVGQSPDLSDVLLNPIYSRAQRSRVVEALLQAMPSPAEPALANAVRLLVDRNRLGYLPDIARLYRDMADARAGRVRGQVTSAAPLSADALTQLQQSLQQLTQRNVVLETKVDPSLLGGVAAQVGGTLYDGTLRTQLEQLRRELK
- a CDS encoding Hsp70 family protein, producing the protein MQEPVIGIDLGTTNSVVATVEEGRPRLIPSRAGGRLTPSVVGLTRAGDRLVGQPAQALGEEHPDAVVWATKRFLGRRYTPELVQQAKAVVPYPLVAGPTGDVRVKLSGRVLPATQVSAFILGELRLDAQAHFGRDVRKCVITVPANFDDNQRQATREAAAIAGLEVVRLVNEPTAAALAYGLSRGFEGSALVFDLGGGTFDVSILDVKAGVFEVKATGGDHALGGEDFDQRIVQWLLAQVEDAFQEAVSKDAQSLRRLKVAAEAAKRELTESEEALISVSGLGDHTAGVKRFTEINTALTRSFFETLSEPLSRRCLEVCKSVMAEARMDPRSVDVVLLVGGMTRVPLVRRLVADFFGRAPSTDVHPDEAVALGAAVQADELVRQAGQALLLDVASQSLGVGVMGGRVKRLIPKNTGVPVVARDIFFPGTSGQSEARIPVYQGESEFQDENHKLGEVVLKNLHVANRGETPLEVVFELSGEGILSVQATDLTSGHMELVRLEARAGLPQGEAEKLGQEQSHYAQAQGVVDARKAEETFRKLLERGEKLARLLQQSARENPSPEAESAVGTVQQLLVGGKDALAAGDAAQCALIARQLTKLLSGRAEPRG